The Centropristis striata isolate RG_2023a ecotype Rhode Island chromosome 1, C.striata_1.0, whole genome shotgun sequence nucleotide sequence tggttgtgtCAGAGAAGCAGTGGTTTGTCATCAGCCTGAGAACGAGTCAAGTTTAGGGAAGTTGTGTATCAGAAGGCAGTTCagctttaaatataaaaacaaaaaatcatgttGAGAACTGCTGAGAACATCATTATCAAATTAAAAGAAAGCAAAAATTACAGTCAAAGATCGAGAGTTCTGAGTTTATTGTTATCTCTTGccttaaaagaaaatgttttatccaAGTTAAAAgcatgtttctttttaaatgttataaacatgtttgtagtctggtgtttttatctttgttcaTCACTTCCCTTCTTGTAAAAGGAATCTCACTTCTTTTACAAGAATATCCAAACACTAATGAGATGTTCTTGTGAATAGATTTTGTTTGTCATTAGTGTCGTGTCATGCTGTTAGTTGTTCTCCACTCAAAATAGCAACCTGAGATAACTTCAGTGTTGAACTacagttaaaatgtgtttatctttctgctctctcAGATCGTTCTGAAAATAAGACAGTCGACACTGAGGACATTTTGAAGAACGTGAATGAAGAGAGAGATGACTTAAAGAGGAAGTTGGCTGTCTTTGGTGAgtaaaactaaatacattttcaatttctattcatttttctctttttatttttttacctggGTTACAGTCGGTGTATAATATTACAAATAATACTACCGTAATAATGTCTTTCTGTGCATTTACAGATGTctctttcttttaaatatagaaataaaacatcatgTTGCGAAGGGCTGAGAACGTCATAATCAAATTATAAGGAAGAAAAAATTACAGTCAAAGATCGAGAGTTCTGAGTTCATCTTTGTCTtctctttaaaagaaaaaaatgtccatgtttaaacatgtttctttttaaacgttataaatgtttaaaaaaactgcttttactCACTGCTTTTACAAGAATATCCAAACACAAGTGAGGAAGATATTCTTATGCTAAAATCATACTAAGATATTGTTTGCCCTTATTGTCATGTCAGGCTGTTAGTTGTTCTCCAATCAAAATAGCAACCTGAGATAACTTCAGTGTTAAACCacagttaaaatgtgtttatctttctgctctctcAGAACGCTCTGAAAACAAGACAGTCGACACTGAGGCCATTTTAAGGAACGTGACTGAAGAGAGAGACGAGTTAAAGAGGAAGCTGGCTGTCTTTGGTAAGTAAAACTAAATACACTGtcaatttccatttattttttctgttatttcttcttGTCTGGGTTTCAATTGGTGTAAAATATTGCATTTAATACTAGATAATTAGATAATAACACTAGATAATATGTGTCCTATCTCCTAAAGATTCCCGCCAAGGATGGATGTATTTCAGCGATAGTTTCTATTACATTTCCTCATCGAAGGAATCCTGGCAGGACAGCAGAAGTGACTGTCAGCAGAGAGACGCAGACCTGCTGATCATCAACAGCATAGaagagcaggtgtgtgtgtgtgtttatgaatcTGTGTGTCAAGAAAAGCTGTGAGAAACTGTGACagtgtgtttctctttgtaaaCAAGGAATTAACAAGACATTTCCAAAAGCCCATCAGGATTGGACTGACTGACCGAGACACAGAGGGAGTGTGGAAATGGGTGGATGGGAGTCCGCTGACCACAAGGTACACATATTATTAGGGTTATCGCACCGAgcacaataaacaaaacagagattttcaaacgtctacttctctggcataatttcacctagagactccatttaaactttaaacagtagacacaagtcttgtgtatcggtgtattaatccacgttttgataggtcatatagttttttatcaatccctgttcaatgaccatgatcatttttggagaaattcagagattataatgggtgtgtattgcacggaatgttcgtgtcacagtgtgtgacatcatcgtcAGAGTGtagtgggagagaaaaaactgtcaaaaaattaatttgaaaactgcgctccaggctgcgaATTCCAGTCTACAGAACATAgtaaaatttgtcttctcactcacaatcctctggtaaagctgtcagagttatagtttgggcgtaggacgcacagatgcgccaccaacacgcaccaaccgCCTCATGGAcagccatattaaaaacgcaggaagatttctgtaggaaagcatatttaacagtttttcagatcgcttttacaaagctatttcttcatttttcttcacaaaaaacatatggagctgttcaggaagaactcaggacgctcaaagtgaagttggatcaatgataggtattatggttttgccaaaaatgctttccattcgaggccagaaattccagtccacctctggttgctgtcactgtgctagaagattccacagctgttaattctgttgattgctctgctctgattggtcgaccccaaagcctttgatgctttgatgtgattacagttacagatacacgcacacacacaggtcattttatgtaattacagttacagatacacgcacgcacacatgcgcgtgtaagcgcgcacactcctccagatacacatgcttcacacacacacaggtaactttacgtgatttttgttacacacacacattttgaggttaaagggcataggttgctgtataaataaatacttgaaaaggatgtgctccttgtatataatatagtatcataacattactagtattaattgtttgaaatctctgaagaatctcatcacagtgtacacacaccgacagtagcccccatggccctttcagaatttcccctgaggaaattttctagttttttaatCACTCTCTAATAGATCTGCATCaaagcatgagaaaagcttgatggaaacaccaaatcCACATTAAAGTTTTAAAGCTCGCTTgaggtgtcttttttgataaataGTT carries:
- the LOC131977233 gene encoding CD209 antigen-like protein C isoform X1; protein product: MKMSEEINDETIYENIGTFSNQQIRTGGNLFRLVFLSFGLLCILQASLNISLRLTLYRSENKTVDTEDILKNVNEERDDLKRKLAVFERSENKTVDTEAILRNVTEERDELKRKLAVFDSRQGWMYFSDSFYYISSSKESWQDSRSDCQQRDADLLIINSIEEQELTRHFQKPIRIGLTDRDTEGVWKWVDGSPLTTSYWLTDEPNSFEGNDEDCGEIRYFDQKYSWNDGPCDNKKFWICEKTLAL
- the LOC131977233 gene encoding CD209 antigen-like protein C isoform X2, translated to MKMSEEINDETIYENIGTFSNQQIRTDRSENKTVDTEDILKNVNEERDDLKRKLAVFERSENKTVDTEAILRNVTEERDELKRKLAVFDSRQGWMYFSDSFYYISSSKESWQDSRSDCQQRDADLLIINSIEEQELTRHFQKPIRIGLTDRDTEGVWKWVDGSPLTTSYWLTDEPNSFEGNDEDCGEIRYFDQKYSWNDGPCDNKKFWICEKTLAL
- the LOC131977233 gene encoding CD209 antigen-like protein B isoform X3 → MKMSEEINDETIYENIGTFSNQQIRTGGNLFRLVFLSFGLLCILQASLNISLRLTLYRSENKTVDTEDILKNVNEERDDLKRKLAVFERSENKTVDTEAILRNVTEERDELKRKLAVFDSRQGWMYFSDSFYYISSSKESWQDSRSDCQQRDADLLIINSIEEQELTRHFQKPIRIGLTDRDTEGVWKWVDGSPLTTRSLSKVTMYA